Proteins from one Camelina sativa cultivar DH55 chromosome 8, Cs, whole genome shotgun sequence genomic window:
- the LOC104705979 gene encoding telomerase reverse transcriptase-like isoform X1 encodes MRRKPRHRVPETLWRLFGKRARNLNDAIIDLISCRNSQPEQCRCRGQGCLGCSSDKPAFLLRSDDPIHYRKLLHRCFVVLHEQTPPLLDFSPTTWWSQREIVERVIEIKQSGCDCQNVICARYDKYDQSSSILELLTNSSWEFLLNRVGQNFMVYLLHQTSIFLPLLGKKHQQVSGPPLCVKQKEALSVDENKRKRDDNVQPSKKRQRISSAVNDCPRDDSAAVTPIVSEDVTKHMEIKPSKRSRLYLKRRRKQRKVHFQKVDCDAPCITSCTNGNASTGNEADKRNLQMGVNGSLTDFAKQAKQVKRTKQFEFGNSETFSVIPPKHILKTLRPNCSDSKFLMNHIFGEVNAWSMAPSHGKGSCPSVSICLYHSLLKSLKSLIGKAKSSHLKVLLDKHCPVVLLQDDALKSANASLQSSWRQNSGKLPHGSSSEKGQTNCPSVEEAKLYCTKDQVVSFIWAIFRYIVPECLLGTTHQMRVLRRNIAWFVSRRRNEKCTVKQFLHKVKSSDFPFFTRKQLCCMVNGHELQDESIRSTQQMLCTKWISWLFLEIVKKLVLFNFYATESQGGRLNIYYYRKSSWERLISKEISKTLDGYVHVDNAEAQSRMKEMGLSKFRILPKANGARMVLDFSSSSRLRSLRDTHAVLKDIQLKEPDVLGSSVFDHDDFYRNLCPYLISLRSQSGEPSPLFFVVADVFKAFDSIDQGKLLHVIQSFLKDEYILNKCRLVCCGKRSNWVNTILVSSDKKASFSRFTSTIPYNALQSVMVDQGENHQVRKKDLMIWIGNMLKNNMLQLDKSFYVRIAGIPQGHRLSSLLCCFYYGHLERTLIYPFLEEASRDASAKECNKENELISSTSYKLLRFIDDYLFVSTSRDQATNFYHRLKHGFKDYNCFMNEKKFCINFEDGEEESRWSSSRMYVDGNGNPFARWTGLLINSRTFEVQVDYTSLAEPTRWKSSEKIVLLLGSQMSSHSF; translated from the exons ATGCGGCGTAAACCTAGACATCGTGTACCGGAGACTCTATGGAGGTTATTCGGAAAAAGAGCCCGGAATTTGAACGACGCGATAATAGATCTGATTAGTTGCCGGAATAGCCAGCCGGAACAATGCCGATGCCGGGGTCAAGGTTGTCTCGGTTGCAGCAGCGATAAACCGGCGTTTCTGTTGCGTTCCGATGATCCCATCCACTACCGTAAACTTCTTCACCGATGCTTTGTTGTACTTCACGAACAAACCCCTCCGCTTCTGGATTTCTCGCCAACAACTTGGTGGTCACAGAGAGAG ATTGTTGAAAGAGTTATTGAAATTAAGCAATCTGGATGTGATTGCCAAAATGTGATATGTGCCAGATATGACAAG TATGATCAGTCGAGCTCTATTTTGGAGTTATTGACAAATTCATCTTGGGAGTTTCTTCTCAACCGG GTCGGTCAAAATTTCATGGTTTATCTTCTGCACCAAACATCAATATTCTTACCATTACTAGGAAAAAAACACCAGCAAGTTTCTGGACCTCCTCTATGTGTCAAGCAAAAGG AGGCATTGTCAGTggatgaaaacaaaagaaagagagatgacaACGTTCAGCCTTCAAAGAAAAGGCAGCGAATTTCTTCTGCTGTCAATGATTGTCCTAGGGATGACTCTGCAGCTGTTACGCCCATAGTTAGCGAGGATGTAACTAAACATATGGAGATTAAACCTAGTAAGCGTTCAAGATTGTATCTTAAGCGTAGGcgaaagcagagaaaggtccATTTCCAGAAAGTTGACTGTGATGCACCTTGTATAACTTCTTGTACAAATGGTAATGCGTCAACTGGGAATGAAGCTGATAAAAGGAATCTGCAGATGGGTGTAAATGGAAGTCTCACTGATTTTGCAAAGCAG GCTAAACAAGTTAAAAGAACGAAGCAGTTTGAGTTTGGCAACTCAGAAACGTTTTCAGTTATCCCACCGAAGC acattttaaaaaccttgaGGCCCAACTGCTCTGATTCAAAGTTTCTAATGAACCATATATTTGGTGAAGTAAACGCATGGTCAATGGCACCATCTCATGGCAAAGGCAGTTGTCCCAGTGTATCTATTTGCTT ATACCATTCATTGCTCAAGTCGCTTAAAAGTCTAATAGGAAAAGCGAAGTCCTCACATTTGAAAGTGTTACTAGATAAACACTGTCCAGTTGTCTTGCTGCAAGATGATGCACTGAAGTCAGCAAATGCGAGTTTACAG AGTTCCTGGAGGCAAAATTCTGGTAAGCTGCCTCATGGCTCAAGTTCAGAAAAGGGTCAAACTAATTGTCCAAGTGTCGAAGAAGCGAAACTGTATTGCACGAAAGATCAAGTAGTTTCCTTTATTTGGGCCATATTTAGGTACATTGTTCCAGAATGTTTGCTTGGGACTACTCATCAGATGAGGGTTCTTAGGAGAAATATCGCCTGGTTTGTTTCTAGGCGAAGAAATGAGAAATGCACAGTGAAGCAATTTCTGCATAAAGTGAAATCATCAGATTTCCCGTTCTTCACCAGAAAACAGTTATGCTGTATGGTCAATGGGCATGAACTGCAAGATGAGTCTATCAGAAGTACACAGCAGATGTTGTGCACGAAATGGATTTCTTGGCTTTTCTTAGAGATTGTCAAGAAATTGGTGCTCTTTAACTTCTATGCCACTGAAAGCCAAGGAGGGAggctaaatatttattattaccGGAAAAGCAGCTGGGAAAGGTTAATAAGCAAAGAAATTAGCAAAACACTTGATGGATATGTCCACGTGGACAATGCTGAAGCTCAAAGTAGAATGAAAGAAATGGGGTTATCGAAGTTTAGAATTCTACCAAAGGCAAACGGTGCGAGGATGGTGTTAGATTTTAGTTCCTCGTCAAGGTTGCGATCTCTTCGTGATACACATGCTGTGTTGAAGGACATCCAGCTCAAAGAACCAGATGTTCTTGGGTCTTCTGTTTTTGACCATGATGATTTCTACAGAAACCTATGCCCATATCTAATCAGTTTGAGGAGTCAATCAGGAGAACCGTCTCCTTTGTTCTTTGTGGTTGCGGATGTATTCAAAGCATTTGATTCAATCGATCAGGGTAAACTGCTACATGTCATTCAAAGTTTCCTgaaagatgaatacatcttaaaCAAATGTAGGTTGGTCTGCTGTGGGAAGAGATCCAATTGGGTAAACACTATACTTGTCTCAAGTGATAAAAAAGCTAGCTTTTCAAGATTCACATCAACTATTCCATATAATGCTCTACAAAGTGTTATGGTTGATCag GGGGAAAACCATCAAGTGAGGAAAAAGGATCTCATGATTTGGATAGGAAATATGCTAAAGAACAACATGCTGCAGTTGGATAAAAGCTTCTATGTACGAATTGCTGGAATACCTCAGGGACACAGACTGTCATCCTTGTTATGTTGTTTTTACTACGGGCATCTTGAGAGGACTTTGATCTACCCGTTCCTGGAGGAAGCCTCTAGAGATGCGTCTGCTAAAGAATGCAATAAAGAGAACGAGCTAATCAGTTCCACGAGCTATAAGTTACTGAGATTTATTGATGACTACCTGTTTGTGTCTACCTCAAGAGATCAGGCGACTAACTTCTATCATAGGTTGAAACATGGATTTAAAGATTACAACTGCTTCATGAACGAAAAAAAATTCTGCATAAAttttgaagatggagaagaagaatctaggTGG
- the LOC104709176 gene encoding pentatricopeptide repeat-containing protein At5g16860-like — MIRRLPIPNAAAKSHQYIKVSLFSTSPPEITPPFIHKCKTVSQVKLIHQKLISLRILTLNITSHLISTYISLGCSSSAVSLLRRFPPSDSGVYHWNSLIRFHGENGRVGECISLFRLMHSLSWTPDNYTFPFVFKACGEINSVRCGVSAHGLSQVTGFMCNVFVGNALVAMYSRCGSLSDARKVFDEMPVWDVVSWNSIIESYAKLGQPKMALELFSKMTNEFGFIPDDITIVNVLPPCASLGARSLGKQLHGFAITSEIIQNMFVGNCLVDMYAKCGMMDEANTVFSNMSFKDVVSWNAMVAGYSQIGRFDDAVRLFEKMQEENINMDVVTWSAAISGYAQRGLGYEALGVCRQMLSSGIKPNEVTLISVLSGCASVGALMHGKEIHCYAIKYPIDLRRNGHGDDNMVVNQLIDMYAKCKKVDVARAMFDSLTAKDRDVVTWTVMIGGYSQHGDANQALNLFSEMFGQDYRTRPNAFTISCALVACASLAALRVGKQIHAYALRNQQNAVPLFVSNCLIDMYAKCGDIGDARLVFDNMMERNEVSWTSLMTGYGMHGYGKEALGIFDEMRRIGFKLDEVTLLVVLYACSHSGMVDQGMEYFNRMKTDFGVSPGPEHYACLVDLLGRVGRLDAALRLIEEMPMEPPPVVWVALLSCCRIHGKVELGEYAAKKITELA; from the coding sequence ATGATCCGCCGCCTTCCCATCCCCAACGCCGCCGCGAAATCCCACCAGTACATTAAAGTCTCTCTCTTCTCCACATCGCCGCCGGAGATAACACCGCCGTTTATTCACAAATGCAAGACCGTTTCCCAAGTCAAGCTCATTCATCAGAAACTCATCTCCTTGAGAATCCTAACTTTGAATATCACTTCCCACCTCATCTCCACCTACATCTCCCTCGGTTGCTCATCTTCTGCTGTATCACTACTCCGTCGCTTCCCTCCTTCCGATTCAGGTGTCTACCATTGGAATTCTCTCATTCGCTTCCACGGCGAGAATGGCCGCGTCGGTGAATGTATCTCTTTATTCCGTCTTATGCATTCTCTGTCATGGACGCCGGATAATTACACATTCCCTTTCGTCTTCAAGGCTTGCGGAGAGATCAACTCCGTTCGCTGTGGAGTCTCTGCTCACGGGCTTTCTCAGGTGACTGGTTTTATGTGCAATGTCTTTGTGGGGAACGCGCTTGTGGCTATGTATTCTCGTTGTGGTTCATTGAGTGATGCACGgaaggtgttcgacgaaatgcctgtTTGGGATGTTGTATCgtggaactctataatagaaaGTTATGCGAAGTTAGGCCAACCTAAGATGGCGCTTGAATTGTTTAGCAAGATGACCAATGAGTTCGGATTCATACCTGATGATATCACCATTGTGAATGTTCTTCCTCCTTGTGCTTCCCTTGGAGCTCGTTCACTAGGGAAGCAATTGCACGGTTTTGCGATCACAAGTGAGATAATACAGAATATGTTTGTAGGAAATTGCCTGGTGGATATGTATGCAAAGTGTGGGATGATGGATGAGGCAAACACGGTGTTTTCGAACATGTCATTCAAGGATGTAGTGTCCTGGAATGCCATGGTTGCTGGGTATTCACAGATTGGAAGATTTGATGATGCTGTTAGGTTATTTGAGAAGATGCaggaagaaaatataaatatggaTGTTGTTACTTGGAGTGCTGCTATTTCAGGGTATGCTCAGCGGGGCCTTGGATATGAAGCTTTGGGTGTGTGTAGGCAGATGTTGTCTTCCGGGATAAAACCAAATGAAGTCACACTTATTTCAGTTCTTTCAGGTTGTGCTTCTGTTGGAGCATTGATGCATGGTAAGGAGATTCATTGTTATGCCATCAAGTATCCTATAGACTTGCGTAGAAATGGTCATGGTGATGATAATATGGTCGTTAATCAACTGATTGACATGTACGCTAAGTGCAAAAAGGTTGATGTTGCGCGTGCAATGTTTGATTCACTTACCGCCAAGGATAGGGATGTTGTAACTTGGACTGTAATGATCGGTGGTTACTCCCAACATGGGGATGCAAATCAAGCTCTCAACCTTTTTTCTGAGATGTTCGGGCAAGATTACCGAACAAGACCAAATGCTTTTACCATATCATGTGCCCTTGTGGCATGTGCTAGTTTGGCGGCATTAAGAGTTGGCAAGCAAATTCATGCTTATGCATTGCGAAACCAGCAGAATGCAGTACCGTTGTTCGTATCAAACTGCCTAATAGACATGTATGCAAAATGTGGAGATATCGGTGATGCCCGGCTTGTATTTGATAACATGATGGAGAGAAATGAAGTAAGTTGGACATCTCTAATGACTGGTTACGGTATGCATGGCTATGGAAAAGAAGCTCTTGGAATCTTTGATGAGATGAGGAGAATAGGATTTAAGCTTGATGAAGTTACATTACTTGTTGTACTGTATGCTTGCAGTCATTCAGGAATGGTAGATCAGGGCATGGAGTATTTCAATAGAATGAAAACTGATTTTGGGGTTAGTCCTGGCCCGGAGCATTATGCATGTTTGGTTGACTTGTTAGGTCGTGTTGGCCGTTTGGATGCAGCGTTACGCCTTATTGAAGAAATGCCAATGGAGCCTCCTCCTGTGGTATGGGTTGCTTTGCTCAGTTGCTGTAGAATCCACGGAAAAGTTGAACTCGGGGAGTACGCCgctaaaaaaataacagaactAGCA
- the LOC104705982 gene encoding peptidyl-tRNA hydrolase 2, mitochondrial-like yields the protein MDLTWLSALIVGAALGFCIGTRRSNSKPVVVVSAAVDGDTKTQSKKGLLEIEKLADILDDFKMVLVVRNDLKMGKGKIAAQCSHATLGLYKKLVRRAPKALDCWEECAQPKVVVKIEDEDEMLELQERAKSLKLPTHITIDAGRTQIAPNSRTVMAILGPVEVVDEVTGGLKLL from the exons ATGGATTTAACGTGGTTGAGTGCCCTAATAGTTGGAGCTGCACTTGGATTCTGCATTGGCACTCGCCGTTCCAATTCCAaacctgttgttgttgtttctgctGCTGTTGATGGAGATACCAAAACTCAATCCAAGAAGGGTCTACTCGAGATCGAGAAGCTCGCCGATATACTCGATGATTTCAagatg GTTTTGGTTGTGAGGAATGATCTTAAAATGGGCAAAGGAAAGATTGCAGCTCAGTGCAG TCATGCCACTTTAGGATTATACAAAAAGCTTGTTCGTCGAGCTCCAAAAGCATTGGACTG CTGGGAGGAGTGTGCACAGCCAAAAGTGGTTGTTAAAATCGAGGACGAGGATGAGATGCTAGAATTGCAA GAAAGGGCTAAATCCCTTAAACTGCCTACCCATATCACCATCGATGCTGGAAGAACGCAGATCGCCCCAA ATTCAAGGACAGTCATGGCTATTCTTG GACCAGTTGAAGTTGTTGATGAAGTGACAGGTGGGCTTAAGCTTCTGTAG
- the LOC104769976 gene encoding TOM1-like protein 2, giving the protein MSDNLMDKVTAFGERLKIGGSEVSNKISAGVSSMSFKVKELFQGPNPTDKIVEDATTENLEEPDWDMNLEICDMINQETINSIELIRGIKKRIMMKQPRIQYLALVLLETCVKNCEKAFSEVAAERVLDEMVKLIEDPQTVVNNRNKALILIEAWGESTSELRYLPVFEETYKSLKARGIRFPGRDNESLAPIFTPARSTPAPEVNVDLPQHVHEPAHVQYDAPVRSFTAEQTKEAFDIARNSIELLSTVLSSSPQQDALQDDLTTTLVQQCRQSQTTVQRIIETAGENEALLFEALNVNDELVKTLSKYEEMNKPSAPLTAHEPAMIPVAEEPDDSPVYGKEESLVRKSSGVRGGFHGSGSGDDMMDDLDEMIFGKKSGGDSSTNADRDPKKEQPSSKNDDLIRF; this is encoded by the exons ATGAGTGACAATCTTATGGACAAAGTTACCGCATTTGGCGAGCGCCTGAAGATCGGAGGTTCGGAAGTGAGCAACAAGATCAGTGCTGGTGTGAGCTCAATGAGCTTCAAAGTCAAGGAACTTTTTCAAGGTCCAAACCCGACCGATAAAATAGTCGAGGATGCTACTACGGAGAATCTAGAGGAACCTGACTGGGATATGAATTTGGAAATATGTGATATGATAAACCAAGAGACGATTAATAGCATTGAGTTGATCCGTGGAATAAAGAAGAGGATAATGATGAAGCAGCCGAGAATTCAATACCTTGCCTTGGTTTTGCTTGAGACATGTGTTAAGAACTGTGAGAAGGCCTTTTCAGAGGTGGCAGCAGAAAGAGTCCTTGATGAAATGGTAAAGCTAATTGAGGATCCACAGACAGTCGTGAATAATCGAAACAAAGCTTTGATACTGATTGAAGCTTGGGGAGAATCGACCAGTGAACTCCGCTACCTACCAGTTTTCGAAGAAACTTATAAG AGCTTGAAAGCAAGAGGTATCCGCTTCCCTGGACGAGACAACGAGAGCTTGGCACCTATTTTCACTCCTGCTCGGTCAACTCCAGCACCAGAAGTAAATGTGGATCTTCCTCAGCATGTGCATGAGCCTGCACATGTTCAGTATGATGCTCCTGTAAGAAGCTTTACCGCTGAGCAGACAAAGGAAGCTTTCGATATAGCAAGAAACAGCATTGAACTTCTTTCCACGGTTCTGTCCTCTTCGCCTCAACAAGATGCTTTACAG GATGACTTAACAACAACACTTGTACAACAATGTCGTCAATCTCAAACCACTGTCCAAAGAATCATCGAAACAGCAGGTGAAAACGAAGCACTTCTATTCGAAGCCTTGAATGTGAACGATGAGCTAGTGAAAACGCTGTCTAAGTATGAGGAGATGAACAAACCCTCTGCACCGCTAACCGCACACGAACCAGCCATGATTCCTGTTGCTGAAGAGCCCGACGACTCTCCGGTTTATGGAAAAGAAGAATCTCTGGTTAGAAAATCATCTGGTGTTCGTGGTGGATTCCATGGAAGTGGAAGTGGGGATGACATGATGGATGATCTTGATGAGATGATATTCGGTAAGAAAAGCGGTGGTGATTCTTCGACTAATGCTGATCGTGACCCGAAAAAGGAGCAGCCTTCGTCCAAAAACGATGATCTCATTCGATTCTGA
- the LOC104705984 gene encoding probable arabinosyltransferase ARAD1: MSGKQQNHHRTTSSRPRSKTLFLIIPLVAFSLLVILYTIFSSSAPQPSVSYVNSSDRPETSFVASLEHFLIHKAPKLSSPVRDDTVRGESDDDDARKLDEMVFERENRWLSEDPVGFPIKVYVYEMPKKFTFDLLWLFHNTYKETSNATSNGSPVHRLIEQHSIDYWLWADLISPESERRLKSVVRVHKQQDADFFYVPFFTTISFFLLEKQQCKALYREALKWVTDQPAWKRSEGRDHIFPIHHPWSFKSVRKFVKKAIWLLPDMDSTGNWYKPGQVSLEKDLILPYVPNVDLCDAKCLSNNAPMRTTLLFFRGRLKRNAGGKIRAKLGAELSGIKDVIISEGTAGEGGKLAAQGGMRRSLFCLCPAGDTPSSARLFDAIVSGCIPVIVSDELEFPFEGILNYKKAAVLVSSSDAIQPGWLVNHLRSLKPFQIKELHNNLAQYSRHFLYSSPAQPLGPEDLTWRMMAGKLVNIKLHTRRSQRVVEGSRSICRCDCWRPNSTASNSFSPLLS; this comes from the exons ATGTCTGGAAAACAGCAAAATCATCATCGTACTACTTCCTCCAGACCCAGATCCAAAACCCTATTCCTCATCATTCCCCTCGTCGCCTTCTCTCTTCTCGTTATTCTCTACACCATCTTCTCTTCCTCCGCTCCCCAACCCTCCGTATCCTATGTAAACTCGTCGGACCGGCCAGAGACCTCCTTCGTTGCCTCTCTCGAGCATTTCTTGATCCATAAAGCGCCGAAGCTCTCTTCACCGGTTAGAGACGACACGGTTCGTGGCGAGAGTGATGATGACGACGCGAGGAAGCTCGACGAGATggtgtttgagagagagaatcgTTGGTTAAGCGAAGATCCTGTTGGATTTCCGATTAAGGTTTACGTTTACGAGATGCCGAAGAAGTTTACTTTCGATCTTCTCTGGTTGTTTCACAATACTTACAAAGAGACTTCGAATGCTACCTCTAATGGCAGCCCTGTTCACCGCCTTATAGAACAG CATTCTATTGACTATTGGCTTTGGGCTGATCTGATCTCTCCTGAATCCGAAAGACGTTTGAAAAGTGTCGTGAGGGTTCATAAGCAGCAAGACGCTGACTTCTTCTATGTTCCGTTTTTCACTACGATCAGCTTCTTCTTGTTGGAGAAGCAGCAATGCAAAGCACTCTATAGG GAAGCTTTGAAGTGGGTCACAGATCAGCCTGCTTGGAAGAGGTCCGAGGGAAGAGATCACATATTTCCCATTCACCATCCCTGGTCTTTCAAGTCCGTCCGCAAATTTGTGAAAAAAGCAATCTGGCTTTTACCTGATATGGACTCCACTGGGAATTG GTATAAGCCTGGGCAAGTTTCACTGGAGAAAGACCTAATTCTTCCTTATGTTCCCAATGTTGATCTTTGTGATGCCAAGTGCTTGTCAAATAATGCACCAATGAGGACCACACTACTTTTTTTCCGAGGGCGGTTGAAGAGGAATGCT ggAGGTAAAATACGTGCCAAACTCGGTGCAGAACTAAGTGGTATCAAGGATGTTATTATTTCTGAGGGGACTGCTGGAGAGGGAGGAAAATTGGCAGCTCAAGGTGGCATGCGTAG ATCTTTATTCTGTTTGTGTCCTGCTGGTGACACACCATCTTCGGCGAGGTTGTTTGATGCCATTGTCAGTGGCTGTATACCTGTTATAGTCAGTGACGAGTTAGAATTTCCTTTTGAAGGAATACTTAATTACAAGAAG GCTGCTGTGCTTGTTTCTTCCAGTGACGCAATACAGCCAGGGTGGCTTGTAAATCATCTGAGAAGCCTTAAGCCCTTCCAAATCAAGGAATTGCATAATAACCTTGCTCAA TACTCGCGGCATTTCCTATATTCGAGCCCTGCTCAGCCATTAGGTCCAGAGGACTTGACATGGAGAATG ATGGCCGGAAAGCTGGTGAATATCAAGCTTCACACGAGGAGGTCACAGCGGGTCGTGGAAGGATCTAGGAGTATTTGCAGATGTGATTGCTGGAGACCCAACTCAACAGCTTCCAATTCTTTCAGTCCTCTCTTGTCTTAA